The proteins below come from a single Ptychodera flava strain L36383 chromosome 6, AS_Pfla_20210202, whole genome shotgun sequence genomic window:
- the LOC139135415 gene encoding uncharacterized protein isoform X1, protein MQVDRISEAMDAFYLQLFIVTFSVCMALVLSLVLLDRFNISLIWDIASQKSSQPIRKLGPFESYIYDLNKQGMEIICYIAFVQSRLPLTVDLVRAAAKVLQRRHPLLRMRVREDGRDPCFIQMEEAAVDVAEVEAANWEDVHAMQMKTDFNLLTGPLWRIRLLGADHDDQQESGIDRNILALSFIHCIADGNCIMRLLNELMDIFTQLSNGDVVDQTSWPLLPPVEDFFQQSKLTLSEKILTYCRSRIGSLLKSKRKEVNQYIQCFPAYIGKNPTVVKETRALSIGLTKEELQKLRENCRKYGATINGATTAAASIAVCKIMQGGRLTRNQQIHTCFMVNMRNFCKPPLEQDKSFGFYCSMLKLDVAVPKNADSRREFWKLAAKCTEQTKRKLTESSKEALRVFKMISVIKNVLRMTALDYCRDAIADQYSGGRSDDIFTMSNLGNCSYLTKDIGRDFELVRKVSATGGFVYQPTFGHYIATLHGKMFWSLAYHTNVCTKTQAQEYANAIEEVLAMIIE, encoded by the coding sequence GTTGACAGAATCAGTGAAGCCATGGATGCCTTTTATTTGCAATTATTCATCGTCACATTCAGCGTATGCATGGCATTGGTCCTTTCCCTAGTTCTGTTGGACAGATTCAACATATCATTAATATGGGACATAGCTTCTCAAAAGTCTTCACAACCCATTAGGAAACTGGGTCCTTTTGAAAGCTACATTTACGACTTAAACAAACAAGGTATGGAAATAATCTGCTACATAGCATTTGTACAGTCCCGCCTACCGTTAACTGTTGATTTGGTGAGGGCAGCAGCAAAAGTTCTACAGAGGAGACATCCACTGTTGAGGATGAGAGTTAGGGAAGATGGAAGGGATCCCTGCTTCATTCAGATGGAAGAAGCTGCGGTAGATGTTGCCGAAGTTGAAGCTGCAAACTGGGAAGACGTCCATGCGATGCAGATGAAAACAGATTTTAATCTGTTGACAGGACCATTGTGGCGAATACGTTTGCTTGGAGCAGATCACGACGATCAGCAAGAAAGTGGTATAGACAGAAACATTCTGGCACTCTCTTTCATCCACTGCATAGCCGATGGAAATTGTATAATGAGGCTCCTAAACGAACTGATGGACATCTTTACTCAATTATCCAACGGTGATGTTGTTGATCAAACAAGCTGGCCTCTACTGCCACCAGTGgaagatttttttcaacaaagcaAACTTACACTATCGGAGAAGATTCTGACCTATTGTCGTTCCAGAATTGGGAGTTTGCTAAAGTCGAAGAGGAAAGAAGTAAATCAATACATTCAATGTTTTCCGGcatatattggaaaaaatcccACTGTTGTCAAGGAGACAAGAGCTCTTTCAATAGGACTGACTAAAGAAGAGTTGCAGAAATTGAGAGAAAACTGCAGAAAATATGGAGCTACCATAAATGGTGCTACAACGGCAGCAGCTTCCATTGCTGTTTGCAAAATCATGCAGGGAGGCAGACTTACCCGTAATCAGCAAATTCACACATGCTTCATGGTGAACATGAGAAATTTCTGCAAACCTCCCCTGGAACAAGACAAATCCTTTGGTTTCTACTGTTCCATGTTGAAACTGGATGTTGCAGTCCCGAAGAACGCTGATTCGAGGCGTGAATTCTGGAAGTTAGCCGCAAAATGCACCGAGCAGACAAAACGAAAACTGACAGAAAGCAGCAAAGAGGCACTAAgagtttttaaaatgatatcTGTCATAAAGAATGTCTTGAGGATGACCGCCCTCGATTATTGCCGTGATGCAATCGCAGACCAATATAGTGGTGGTCGATCTGACGATATTTTCACCATGTCTAACTTGGGAAACTGCTCGTATCTTACAAAGGACATAGGTCGCGACTTCGAGTTAGTGAGAAAAGTGTCTGCAACTGGTGGCTTTGTATATCAGCCTACATTTGGTCATTACATAGCTACACTTCATGGTAAGATGTTTTGGAGTCTTGCATACCATACAAACGTGTGTACCAAAACCCAAGCCCAGGAGTATGCTAATGCAATTGAGGAGGTCCTAGCTATGATAATTGAATAA
- the LOC139135415 gene encoding uncharacterized protein isoform X2, producing the protein MDAFYLQLFIVTFSVCMALVLSLVLLDRFNISLIWDIASQKSSQPIRKLGPFESYIYDLNKQGMEIICYIAFVQSRLPLTVDLVRAAAKVLQRRHPLLRMRVREDGRDPCFIQMEEAAVDVAEVEAANWEDVHAMQMKTDFNLLTGPLWRIRLLGADHDDQQESGIDRNILALSFIHCIADGNCIMRLLNELMDIFTQLSNGDVVDQTSWPLLPPVEDFFQQSKLTLSEKILTYCRSRIGSLLKSKRKEVNQYIQCFPAYIGKNPTVVKETRALSIGLTKEELQKLRENCRKYGATINGATTAAASIAVCKIMQGGRLTRNQQIHTCFMVNMRNFCKPPLEQDKSFGFYCSMLKLDVAVPKNADSRREFWKLAAKCTEQTKRKLTESSKEALRVFKMISVIKNVLRMTALDYCRDAIADQYSGGRSDDIFTMSNLGNCSYLTKDIGRDFELVRKVSATGGFVYQPTFGHYIATLHGKMFWSLAYHTNVCTKTQAQEYANAIEEVLAMIIE; encoded by the coding sequence ATGGATGCCTTTTATTTGCAATTATTCATCGTCACATTCAGCGTATGCATGGCATTGGTCCTTTCCCTAGTTCTGTTGGACAGATTCAACATATCATTAATATGGGACATAGCTTCTCAAAAGTCTTCACAACCCATTAGGAAACTGGGTCCTTTTGAAAGCTACATTTACGACTTAAACAAACAAGGTATGGAAATAATCTGCTACATAGCATTTGTACAGTCCCGCCTACCGTTAACTGTTGATTTGGTGAGGGCAGCAGCAAAAGTTCTACAGAGGAGACATCCACTGTTGAGGATGAGAGTTAGGGAAGATGGAAGGGATCCCTGCTTCATTCAGATGGAAGAAGCTGCGGTAGATGTTGCCGAAGTTGAAGCTGCAAACTGGGAAGACGTCCATGCGATGCAGATGAAAACAGATTTTAATCTGTTGACAGGACCATTGTGGCGAATACGTTTGCTTGGAGCAGATCACGACGATCAGCAAGAAAGTGGTATAGACAGAAACATTCTGGCACTCTCTTTCATCCACTGCATAGCCGATGGAAATTGTATAATGAGGCTCCTAAACGAACTGATGGACATCTTTACTCAATTATCCAACGGTGATGTTGTTGATCAAACAAGCTGGCCTCTACTGCCACCAGTGgaagatttttttcaacaaagcaAACTTACACTATCGGAGAAGATTCTGACCTATTGTCGTTCCAGAATTGGGAGTTTGCTAAAGTCGAAGAGGAAAGAAGTAAATCAATACATTCAATGTTTTCCGGcatatattggaaaaaatcccACTGTTGTCAAGGAGACAAGAGCTCTTTCAATAGGACTGACTAAAGAAGAGTTGCAGAAATTGAGAGAAAACTGCAGAAAATATGGAGCTACCATAAATGGTGCTACAACGGCAGCAGCTTCCATTGCTGTTTGCAAAATCATGCAGGGAGGCAGACTTACCCGTAATCAGCAAATTCACACATGCTTCATGGTGAACATGAGAAATTTCTGCAAACCTCCCCTGGAACAAGACAAATCCTTTGGTTTCTACTGTTCCATGTTGAAACTGGATGTTGCAGTCCCGAAGAACGCTGATTCGAGGCGTGAATTCTGGAAGTTAGCCGCAAAATGCACCGAGCAGACAAAACGAAAACTGACAGAAAGCAGCAAAGAGGCACTAAgagtttttaaaatgatatcTGTCATAAAGAATGTCTTGAGGATGACCGCCCTCGATTATTGCCGTGATGCAATCGCAGACCAATATAGTGGTGGTCGATCTGACGATATTTTCACCATGTCTAACTTGGGAAACTGCTCGTATCTTACAAAGGACATAGGTCGCGACTTCGAGTTAGTGAGAAAAGTGTCTGCAACTGGTGGCTTTGTATATCAGCCTACATTTGGTCATTACATAGCTACACTTCATGGTAAGATGTTTTGGAGTCTTGCATACCATACAAACGTGTGTACCAAAACCCAAGCCCAGGAGTATGCTAATGCAATTGAGGAGGTCCTAGCTATGATAATTGAATAA